CCAAGCTGCTCAAACCAGGCAATGTAGGCCAGATTCGCCTCATCGGGCTTCGTCCCCTGGGGATTGTAGGCAAACAGTTCCGGGCGATCGCGCTGGAGGGCTGCGAGCTGCTGAGCAGGCGACAGAGCAGGTGCGGTCGGGGTTGGCGAAGCCGCTGGAGAACTGGGAGCCGCCGGAGAAGCCGCAGGACTGGGCGCTGGGGAGGCCTCGACCGTCGGAGAAGCCGCCGGACTGGGCGAGGCTGTGGGGCTGGGCGAGGCCGCAATCGACGGCGCAGGCGAGGGGCTGGCAATCACCGACGGCGGCGTGGGGAACAGGGGCGAATTGTTTTGGGAGCCAGAGGGCAGCCGCAGCGAGGGCCCATCGATGGAAAACTCTGGGTCTAGCGATGGAATTGACGGAGAGGGCGAGGGCACAAGCGACGGAATCGACGAGGGCGCGGACGATGGGGGCAGCGTAAAGGTAGATCTAGGCGGCAGCGTCGTCCGGGGGCGGCTAGTGGCGCTAAAGCGAGGACTGAGGGACGACAAGGGCGGCAAGGGCGGCGCAGGCGGCACAAAGAAGGGCGGCAGCGCAGAGGGCGATCGCCCCGTTTGCCCCGGCAGCGGCGACAGGCTAAAGGACGACCCCGGCGCGGGCTGCGGCAGCGTCGTAGAAGGATTCGAGAAGGTGGGCAATTCCAAATTTGGCTGGGCAAAACTGGGAACGCGGCTCAGTTCCTCCGGCGTGAGTTGCACCAGCGACACAGGCCGCTGCACCTGTCGCTCGGTCGGCAGCTTTTGCCCCGGCAAAAACGGCAAAAACGCCCACAGCAATAGATGCGCCCCTACTGAAGCCAGCGCCGCCCAGAACAGCGGCTCCTGCGACCACCGTTGCAGCCAATTTTCGGGATAGGGTTCAGCAGAGTAATACGTCATACGCGCTTCGTCGAAAGCCTCTGAAATTTTAGCGTAGGGAGGTCAGAGTGGGGGTCGGCAATTGCTGATCTGTGCCACACTTCACCAACAACAGCGAAAAATAGGGCAGCTTTAGCGAAGGGCGATCGCGCAAGTCGGCATGGATTACCTGCGTGGGCTGGCTGGCCCGCTCGACCACGTAACTGTGCTGAAGCAGACCGCGCCGCTCCAGCACAGGCCAGACTTGTTCGTACACTGAACTCACTTTCATTAAAACCAATACATCCGCCGTATCCAGCGCCGTTTCCAAATCTGCAACGGTGTATAAAGCGGGCAGCACCACCAGCCGCTCGGCCCGCACAGTCAGCGGCAGACCCAGCGCCGCCGCCGCCGCCATTGGAGAGCAGATGCCAGGAATCGTCTCTACCTGCGCTTCGGGGTGTTGCTGCATCACGGTCTGCGCCAAATAGGTAAAGGTGCTGTAGAAGCTGACATCACCTTCCGACACAAACACCACGTCGTCGCCCTGCTGCAAATAGTTCCAGACCTGTGCCGCAGCCGTTTCCCAGGCTTGCCTCAGGGTCGCCTCCTCCTGCACATAGGGAAAGTCCAGCGCCAACTGCACCTGGTCTGGCCGCAGCCACTGCGCCACAATCTGCTGCGCTACGCCCTGCTTGCCCCCTAGCCCCGCCGGAAACGCCACCACGGGCGACGACTGCAACAGCCGCAGCCCTTTCACAGAAATGAGTTCTGGGTCGCCGGGGCCAGCGCCCACGCCGTAGAGGGTACCTGTCATAAAGGAGATTGGGAGTTTGGGAGGGGGGTGAGATGATGGGGGGAGGAAACGAGGAGAGCCTGCTGTTCTCAACGCAACTCTCTCCCTATCATGCTATCCAGCATGACGCTTCGTTCTATTTCCCTGACCCACTAGATTTCCTACTGCTAGGCTTCCGCATGACCCTCACTCACTATCCCTATCCCTCCGGTCGTCGCGTCATTATGGGGCAGCGATGCGCGATGGCGACGAGTCAGCCACTAGCCACGATGGCGGGGGCAGAGATGATCTGGGCAGGGGGGAATGCGGTGGATGCGGCGCTGGCGATGGCGATCGCCCTGACGGTCGTAGAACCCACCTCCAACGGCATTGGGGCGGATGCGTTTGCGCTGGTGTGGGACGGGCAACTGCACGGGCTGAATGCGTCGGGGCGG
The Thermoleptolyngbya sichuanensis A183 DNA segment above includes these coding regions:
- a CDS encoding precorrin-2 C(20)-methyltransferase, whose amino-acid sequence is MTGTLYGVGAGPGDPELISVKGLRLLQSSPVVAFPAGLGGKQGVAQQIVAQWLRPDQVQLALDFPYVQEEATLRQAWETAAAQVWNYLQQGDDVVFVSEGDVSFYSTFTYLAQTVMQQHPEAQVETIPGICSPMAAAAALGLPLTVRAERLVVLPALYTVADLETALDTADVLVLMKVSSVYEQVWPVLERRGLLQHSYVVERASQPTQVIHADLRDRPSLKLPYFSLLLVKCGTDQQLPTPTLTSLR